ATCTTCCGCCTGAAGGGCGAAATGAGATTACGATCACAGGCAGACAGATCAAATACCTTGACTACATCATCCCTCAAATAATGGAAAGATACAAGAAAGACGGCACAGCTTTCAATTATGCAGAATACCGTGAAATTCGAAAAACTCTCCTGCCCGCATTTGAATATGGAACGAAACTTTCTGAAGCAATAGAAAGAGATGAAGAACATATCTTTACACTCACCGATGAGCAGTGTAATCTTTTAGATTTCCTCGATGAAAGGAAACGCGTCCTCATCAAAGGATATGCAGGCACAGGTAAAACTGTCCTTGCTCTCAAGAAAGCAAGAGAGCTTGCCGAAGCAGGCAATGACGTACTGCTTCTCTGCTTCAATGTTCCATTATCAAAACTTCTCAAAGAATCTATAAAAAATGTAAAAGGAAATATTGAAACATCAAACTATCATGCCTTCTGCATCGAAACATTGAACAGGGCAGGAATCAAAGTTGATATAAAAAAAGATTCAACATTCTGGCAAAAAACACTACCAAACCTTTTTTATGACTTCTTAAGAAAGAAACCCATTAAATATGATGCCATCATTGTAGATGAAGGACAGGATTTCTTTGAGGAATATTGGATAACAATCGAAGAAATGCTCAAGGATGACAGCTACTTCTACATTTTTTATGATCCCTATCAAAACCTCTACGGAACAAAATTGAGATTCCCAATCGAAGAGAAACCATTTGTGCTAAAAAGAAATTGCAGGAACACAAAAGCAATATTCAAAGTGCTCTCAAACTACTCTTCAGAAGATATAAAAATAAACGAACGAGCGCCCGAAGGTGTCCCTGTCAATGAAACGATATACAGCGACGATTATGAAGGCAGAAAGAAGCTTCAAAAACTTCTTCATCACCTTGTCAATGAAGAAAAAATCAGAAGGCAGGACATTGTAATCCTTGGAGGACATAGCATAGAAAAAACCTGCCTCAAGGATGTAAGGCAACTTGGAAATTTTACAATTGTAGATGAGCGGGAGGAAGCAGGTGCTGATGCAATCCGTTATTTCACTTATCTTCGTTACAAAGGCTGTGAGTCACCAGCAG
This is a stretch of genomic DNA from Candidatus Schekmanbacteria bacterium. It encodes these proteins:
- a CDS encoding DUF2075 domain-containing protein, whose translation is MQGGVNSMAKMIPATVSQNTSSKAEKRVFKKLSSLLDDSFTVFHSVDILAREHNNKLIDAEIDFLILSEKLGILVVEVKGGVIKYNPLKKEWNSSGHKLNKSPYVQAKENKYIIQNYLIEKLGVKAKRYPIGYAVCFPDIFVDEMNLPPEGRNEITITGRQIKYLDYIIPQIMERYKKDGTAFNYAEYREIRKTLLPAFEYGTKLSEAIERDEEHIFTLTDEQCNLLDFLDERKRVLIKGYAGTGKTVLALKKARELAEAGNDVLLLCFNVPLSKLLKESIKNVKGNIETSNYHAFCIETLNRAGIKVDIKKDSTFWQKTLPNLFYDFLRKKPIKYDAIIVDEGQDFFEEYWITIEEMLKDDSYFYIFYDPYQNLYGTKLRFPIEEKPFVLKRNCRNTKAIFKVLSNYSSEDIKINERAPEGVPVNETIYSDDYEGRKKLQKLLHHLVNEEKIRRQDIVILGGHSIEKTCLKDVRQLGNFTIVDEREEAGADAIRYFTYLRYKGCESPAVILLDVDPSDDRWSDNGLYTAISRARTILNVLRRGK